In one window of Ovis aries strain OAR_USU_Benz2616 breed Rambouillet chromosome 5, ARS-UI_Ramb_v3.0, whole genome shotgun sequence DNA:
- the TUBB4A gene encoding tubulin beta-4A chain, whose protein sequence is MREIVHLQAGQCGNQIGAKFWEVISDEHGIDPTGTYHGDSDLQLERINVYYNEATGGNYVPRAVLVDLEPGTMDSVRSGPFGQIFRPDNFVFGQSGAGNNWAKGHYTEGAELVDAVLDVVRKEAESCDCLQGFQLTHSLGGGTGSGMGTLLISKIREEFPDRIMNTFSVVPSPKVSDTVVEPYNATLSVHQLVENTDETYCIDNEALYDICFRTLKLTTPTYGDLNHLVSATMSGVTTCLRFPGQLNADLRKLAVNMVPFPRLHFFMPGFAPLTSRGSQQYRALTVPELTQQMFDAKNMMAACDPRHGRYLTVAAVFRGRMSMKEVDEQMLSVQSKNSSYFVEWIPNNVKTAVCDIPPRGLKMAATFIGNSTAIQELFKRISEQFTAMFRRKAFLHWYTGEGMDEMEFTEAESNMNDLVSEYQQYQDATAEEGEFEEEAEEEVA, encoded by the exons ATGCGGGAGATTGTGCACCTGCAGGCCGGCCAGTGCGGCAACCAGATCGGAGCCAAG TTTTGGGAGGTGATCAGTGATGAGCATGGCATTGATCCCACGGGCACATACCACGGGGACAGTGACCTCCAGCTGGAGAGAATCAACGTGTACTACAATGAGGCCACTG gaggaaattaCGTGCCCAGAGCTGTCCTGGTGGACCTTGAGCCAGGCACCATGGACTCTGTCCGCTCTGGGCCCTTCGGCCAGATCTTTCGTCCTGACAATTTTGTGTTTG gccaGTCTGGAGCCGGCAACAACTGGGCCAAAGGCCACTACACAGAGGGCGCTGAACTGGTGGACGCCGTCCTGGACGTGGTTCGGAAGGAGGCTGAGAGCTGTGACTGTCTGCAGGGCTTCCAGCTGACCCACTCGCTGGGTGGGGGTACAGGGTCTGGAATGGGGACCCTCCTCATCAGCAAGATCCGCGAAGAGTTCCCTGACCGCATCATGAACACCTTCAGCGTGGTGCCCTCACCCAAGGTGTCGGACACGGTGGTGGAGCCCTACAACGCCACCCTGTCCGTGCACCAGCTGGTGGAGAACACGGACGAGACCTACTGCATCGACAATGAAGCGCTGTATGACATCTGCTTCCGCACCCTGAAACTGACCACCCCCACCTACGGGGACCTCAACCACCTGGTGTCGGCCACCATGAGCGGGGTCACCACCTGCCTGCGCTTCCCGGGCCAGCTCAACGCCGACCTGCGCAAGCTGGCCGTGAACATGGTGCCCTTCCCACGCCTGCACTTCTTCATGCCTGGCTTCGCCCCACTGACCAGCCGGGGCAGCCAGCAGTACAGGGCACTGACCGTCCCTGAGCTGACCCAGCAGATGTTCGATGCCAAGAACATGATGGCCGCGTGCGACCCACGCCACGGCCGCTACCTGACCGTGGCCGCCGTCTTCCGGGGCCGCATGTCCATGAAGGAGGTGGATGAGCAGATGCTGAGCGTGCAGAGCAAGAACAGCAGCTACTTCGTGGAGTGGATCCCCAACAACGTGAAGACGGCCGTGTGTGACATCCCACCCCGCGGGCTGAAGATGGCTGCCACCTTCATTGGCAACAGCACGGCCATCCAGGAGCTGTTCAAGCGCATCTCGGAGCAGTTCACTGCCATGTTCCGGCGCAAGGCCTTCCTGCACTGGTACACGGGCGAGGGCATGGACGAGATGGAGTTCACTGAGGCCGAGAGCAACATGAATGACCTGGTGTCCGAGTACCAGCAGTACCAGGACGCCACGGCCGAGGAGGGCGAGTTtgaggaggaggctgaggaggaggTAGCTTAG